A DNA window from Elephas maximus indicus isolate mEleMax1 chromosome 17, mEleMax1 primary haplotype, whole genome shotgun sequence contains the following coding sequences:
- the LOC126060825 gene encoding zinc finger and BTB domain-containing protein 16, whose translation MDLTKMGMIQLQNPSHPTGLLCKANQMRLAGTLCDVVIMVDSQEFHAHRTVLACTSKMFEILFHRNSQHYTLDFLSPKTFQQILEYAYTATLQAKAEDLDDLLYAAEILEIEYLEEQCLKILETIQASDDNDNEATMADGGAEEEEDRKARYLKNIFISKHSSEESGYASVAGQSLPGPMVDQSPSVSTSFGLSALSPTKAAVDSLMTIGQSLLQGTLQPPAGPDDPTLAGGGRHPGVAEVKTEMMQVDEVPSQESPGVAESSISGGMGDKAEERGKEGPGTPTRSSVITSARELHYGREESAEQLPPSAEAGQAPPGRPEHPVPPAEKHLGIYSVLPNHKADAVLSMPSSMTSGLHMQPTLAVSMDFSTYGGLLPQGFIQRELFNKLGELAVGMKSESRAMGEQCSVCGIELPDNEAVEQHR comes from the coding sequence ATGGATCTGACAAAGATGGGCATGATCCAGCTGCAGAACCCCAGCCACCCCACAGGGCTCCTGTGCAAGGCCAACCAGATGCGACTGGCGGGGACTCTGTGCGATGTGGTCATCATGGTGGACAGTCAGGAGTTTCATGCCCACCGGACGGTGCTGGCCTGCACCAGCAAGATGTTTGAGATCCTCTTCCACCGCAACAGCCAGCACTATACTCTGGACTTCCTCTCGCCAAAGACCTTCCAACAGATTCTGGAGTATGCATACACTGCCACCCTACAGGCCAAGGCGGAGGACCTGGATGATCTGCTGTATGCAGCCGAGATATTAGAGATAGAGTACCTGGAGGAGCAGTGCCTGAAAATCCTGGAGACCATCCAGGCCTCAGATGACAATGACAATGAGGCCACCATGGCGGATGGTGGGGCCGAGGAAGAAGAGGACCGCAAAGCTCGGTACCTCAAGAACATCTTCATCTCGAAGCATTCCAGCGAGGAGAGTGGGTATGCCAGTGTGGCTGGACAGAGCCTCCCTGGGCCCATGGTGGACCAGAGCCCTTCAGTCTCCACCTCTTTTGGTCTTTCAGCATTGAGCCCCACCAAGGCTGCAGTGGACAGTTTGATGACCATAGGGCAGTCTCTCCTGCAGGGAACTCTCCAGCCTCCTGCAGGGCCTGATGACCCAACTCTGGCTGGGGGCGGGCGGCACCCTGGGGTGGCCGAGGTGAAGACGGAGATGATGCAGGTGGATGAGGTGCCTAGCCAGGAGAGCCCTGGGGTAGCCGAGTCCAGTATCTCAGGTGGGATGGGAGACAAGGCTGAGGAAAGGGGCAAAGAGGGGCCTGGGACCCCTACTCGGAGCAGTGTCATTACCAGTGCCAGGGAGCTGCACTACGGGCGAGAGGAAAGTGCTGAGCAGCTGCCACCCTCGGCTGAGGCTGGCCAGGCCCCCCCTGGCCGACCAGAGCACCCTGTGCCCCCAGCTGAAAAACATCTGGGCATCTACTCTGTGTTGCCCAACCACAAGGCTGATGCGGTGTTGAGCATGCCGTCCTCAATGACCTCTGGCCTCCACATGCAGCCTACCCTGGCTGTCTCTATGGACTTCAGCACCTATGGGGGGCTGCTGCCCCAGGGCTTCATCCAGAGAGAGCTGTTCAACAAGCTGGGCGAGCTGGCTGTGGGCATGAAGTCCGAGAGCCGGGCCATGGGCGAGCAGTGCAGCGTGTGTGGGATTGAGCTTCCTGACAATGAGGCTGTGGAACAGCACAGGTAG